The Neurospora crassa OR74A linkage group V, whole genome shotgun sequence sequence ACAAGACGGTCCTATCAAGAGGCTGAGGCCTGGGCGAATGAATGCCAACTTGCTGGCGATGTGGCGACATATCTCTACTATCAGAGGCTGTTGCAGACTGCTAATGGGAGGTATTGTATTCGCTCGACGAACCTCGGCGAGTTGGTTAATCAGAGCGAGAGGACGGCTTTTCAGCCAATGAGATTCAGGACGTGGTTGCAGCAGGTTTGGGGACCTGTTTTATAAGTGTCTCCATGTGTATAAGCTTACGAGAGGATGTGGTAGGGGTGTTGGGTATTTAGAGATGGAGTTGAGGGAGGATTACATGGTGTTTTGGCATCTGCGTTGGATCTCATACCCCTGTTTATTtggctttcttttttttttttttctcttcctagCGCAGTAGTAACTTGTCTACTTACAATTGATGAGTTTGGTTTTGTTCACCCGTCAAAATGATGGATACGCGTACGGGAGTTAATGGCTTGTGGTCGAGTTAGTGGGAACCTCCCTtcatttcttctttttcggtTTCCCCATAGATTTCCAGTTTCTACATTTAATCCCCGGCGTCAAGGGTTTCAGTGTATAAAATACAATTTCTTGTTTTCTCCCCACTTCAAAATAAAGTTTCTTTGCTTCTTCCACACCAGATCAAGCGGTTCGTTAAGCGCATCAAGCGCGGAGCATAATGTCTGAAACTCCAGCTCTCGCTCCGATTGAATGCCGATGCAGTTATCTGCCCCCAACATACACTCTTATCACTTTCTTCTCAAGCCATCACAAAGCCAGTCACTTATTCACCTAGGTGTTCGTATATGCCGTTCAGCTTACCCTCAGTTATGGGTCCCAGAGACCGTCTAGATCGAGACATCTTCAGCCCGCTCGGGTGCAACCCTAAGCAACGACCTTAGTCGGCACATCATTAAtcccttcttcaccatcggcaacggcaacgacaacagcaacggcaacaacgacGGTTCCAGCCGATCTGCCGTTGATGGATAATGCTGCAGTGCCGTTCGTGCCACCTGTTCGTTCGTGCCGTGCCGTGCCGTTTTTTGAAGGGGGGATTTTGGGCGGCTGGAATGGACAGCTgaaccgccgccaccaccaccaccaccaccaccaccaccaccgcttaTGTGCGTGAtgataggtagaggtagctgtaGTGATGAAACAGAAAGGCACCAGCTGAGTCGAACTTGACAACGGTTGATAACTAACTATACTGTGTTTGCAGCGGGGGGGTTTTGCTTTGGGGTGTTTCATAAATGGTTCGAGCTTCGAGGGGGGATAACATACATGTCTATGACGGACGGGTCACGGCGAGTCGCGGTGGGTCACGGCGGGTGGAAGATATTATGCATGTCCATCGGATTTGAGCGAACGGGTGTAACTACAATACTTGGGTTGGTTATTGAGATGGGAGAGATTGGGTGAAGGATGAAACTATTGATACCATGTCAGCGGTGGACTGAGATCTGATGAGATGATATGTACCTACAGGCCGATACTGATTTGTTCGTTAGCTCAAGATATCTTGTTAACTAACTTCCTTGGGCGTTTTCATAGCTAATTTGAACTGAAAGCGTGATCTTACCTTGAATACACTATTACCTGTATCGTACATGTCGTATTAAATTCTGTTGATACCTTTTGTCATTCGTGCTCAGCCAGCCATTCAATTTGTCCTTGTGAGGTTTGGATAATTCGGGAGAGATTCCGCATAGTGTACCAGGAGTCCTAAGCTACAAATGAACAAACCAGCATTGGACGGTAGAGTTGCCACTTGCCAGCTATGTAcaactagaggtagtagagATACGCTCCTTATCGTTGCCGAATTGTTGCTATCTCGGTCACCAACCCAGTACCTATGTCTGAGGGTCTTCCATATCTGTGACAGGCGATGCGAGTTCGATACTCTGGGTGATTTGTTGCAAACAAGTCGTCTCGGATAATCCGACTGTGTTCGCGCCAACAACCATCACCTGGTCCTCACGCGAAGTATCGTTATTGACAACGATGATGAGCGATCAAACTGATTTTTCCGAAGCACTTGATTCACGATTTACACAGCCTACATCAATCCAAACTAGCCCCAGCCCTAATCACACATTGAGGTTGCACACATTGCGCACACTCGCCTCGGTGTGTTGTTGCGGAAGGAGCGAAGTGAACGCACTTGCCTTTCTTGACACGCATGGAGTGGGTATCCGCACCTTTTTGCAAATTGCGTGCAAAACCACCAACATCGAAAAGAATATCACCATTCAACAGCGAATTCGACCGGTATAAACAAGAAAACatcaaaaacaacaaaaagggATCATTTAGACGTCAAAAACATCAAAAAAAAGCCAAAAAGATGACGTCACCTGCAGGATTCGAACCTGCGCGACCTTAGTCACAGCCTTGGATATTACGTAATAGCAGGGCTGCGCGTTAACCACTCCGCCAAAGTGACTAgtcgtggttgttgttgaagtaATGTGTCAATAATGCAGCCTATATATGGCAATTGACGTGTACAGCCAACCGCCACAACACCATGTTCCAGAACACCGTGACTGCAAAAAGAAGGTCGTCTGTGGCTGTGCGGAGTCGCGCTTCGCTTGGCTTTCCTGATCTTCGGGCCACCTTCCCTGTCGCCGGTGCGTCACCTTGAACTGCAGTTTCCCATAACGTGGCATTTACTGGCGCGGCAATCCATGGATGTCCACCATCCGGGCAATTGACAGTCTTCCTTACAGCACCCTTGAACCCCCCAAACGTGACCTTTACTGCCTACGTTGTAATTGTAGCTGCTTACATTGCCTGCTTACGACCACTGATCACATATTCTAGATACCTCCTGTCTTTCCACCTCGACGACTACTCGATCACGAGTTCccattccacttccacccaTGATGATGGCAACTTAATGCGACCCCTCTCCATTGCCAAGTCATAAATTCCACCTCTTGTTCTGTTCCCTATCGGTTACGGTCCCGCCATCCACCGCTGCACACCAAAACCAAAAGGCCAAGATGCGGTTGGCGTGGTACGCAGGGGTAAGTGGAAGCTCCCCCAGTTGATAGctagggagagagagagagaagctcagctccagctctcccatccatccatctctcaactctccagctccagcttcaCCTTCAGATCTACATCCCAACAAAGTACCATACCATGTGGAAATACATCAACTAACCATGGTCAACATGCATAGTGCTCGACAGCCCTGGCGGCCTCGGTCATCCTTTCGGCGTTCCATCAGCGAGCTAACTTCTACTCTGCGGTTGTCCATCTGGGCCAGAGCAGCCTCTCTCTCGTGGTATGTGTCCACCAGCTCTGCTTCCCCTAAGTCGATATCCCTCCGGTAGCTGACCTCACCATATTATCCTCCCAACAGGTCCTCGTGAACCTAATCTTCGTCCTCTATGGAGCCTTCATGTACGGCCTCCAGCGCCTCTGCTTCGGCCCCCTCCGTCCTGTCGAGATCGAGCAACTGTACGAACGCGCCTGGTTCGCCGTCACCGAGACATGTCTGGCCATGACCATCTTCCGCGAAGAAGTCGGCCCCTTCTTCCTGTGCATGTTCACGGCCCTTGTCACGGGCAAAGTATGGGGCTGGATAGGCGAAGGCCGCGTCGAGGTCTTTGAGCAACAGCCGCCCGCCAACCCACGACTGTTCCACACCCGCCTGTCCGTCTCGCTGCTCCTTAGCGTGGCCTACAATGTCTGGATGCTCAAGTACTGCATCGATACCGTGGTCCAGCAGGCGCGTCCTACCATGATGGTCATGTTTCTGTTCGAGTTCGCGATCCAGACGGTGACTTCGAGCCAGACGGCCATCAGGTATCTGTTTTCCATGTGGGAGCAGCATATCACGCGCGTACAGACGAGAAATGGGTTGGAGCAGAGGAGACGGCAAATCAGAGAGCGCAGGGCCGAGATCTTGAGGCGCAGAGAGCAGGGTGATGCCGAGGCGGAGAATGAGGAGTTGCCGAGCGAGGATGATGTGGAAGAGATGGATATCGAGGTTCCTGGCTGGGATGCCAAGGGACTCTACATCTTGTCGTTGGATTTGGTTTCTGGTAAGTCGGGCAACTCTTCGCCATGCGCATGCGCAGTACACTAATCACGATGACAGACTTCCTCAAGCTCTGCATCTACACGGCGTTCTTCGGCGTCCTCATAACCTTCTATGGGTTGCCCATTCACATTATCAGAGACTGGTTCATGACGACGAGGTCGTTTATCAAGCGACTCAACGCCCTACTTCGCTACCGCCAGGCTACTCGGGACATGGATCAATATGCCGACGCTACTGAACAAGATCTCGGACAAGACGACACCTGCATTATCTGCAGAGAAGAAATGCGCCCTTGGGACCCCCACGACCCTGTTCGTCTCGAGCGTACTCGTGCCAAGAAGCTGCCCTGTGGCCATATTTTACACCAAGGATGTCTCAAGAGCTGGCTGGAACGTCAGCAAGTGTGCCCGACCTGCCGACGACCGGTTTCTAGGGAAGGCCAGCAACCGAACCGAAATGACCAGGGAGGAGAATTCAATGGGCTCAACCATCCGGCCGGACAGAATCAGCAACCTCAGCAACAGATTAACGGTCAAGCGCCCGCTAACCAGAATCCCAATGGCCTGCTGCCAGGCAACCAAAGAAATCACCAGAACAACGGAGTTAGAATGTTCAACTTGGGTCCTATCAGGTTAGGCTTTGCACAAGGCCAGGATATTCAAGAGATGGCTAGGAGAATGGGTATTCCGGAGGATATGGCTCATGGCCATCAGCGCTTGAATGCAcaggcaccaccaccaccatcagcaCAACAACCTGTTAATGGGCATGGGGCTACTGGCATGGAACAAATCCAGGCGCAGCTGGTGGAAGTTGGGCAGCGTCTGGATCAGGAATTGAGGGAGTTGAGCGCCACGATAGGACAGTTCCGCTCGTTGCAGAACATCGCTACAGAGCTGGCTCGGGTACGCCACGCTCAGCAAACGCAAGCTCTCGGGGTTACACTTCCTCATGAGCCGGTACAGATTCCACCATTCCCGCAAAATATCACCAGACATGGCGCTGCGGACTGGGGCACGGCCATTCCAGCTGGAAGTCCCGACTTGCCCGAAGGAGTGGTGATCCCTGAGGGGTGGTCGCTGCTTCCTTTGGAGCGGTTGGACGGTGGTGCTGTGGCTCCGGGACAGAATTCCGGTCAGGTCGATCAAGCTGGTCAGCAAGAGGATGGTAATACAGCAACGCCAGGCACATCAACAGCAGGACCGGCGCCTGAGCAGCGCACAGTTGTGGGACCAAGGTCCGATAATACAGCTCAAAGTAGAGCCCAAATTCAAGCCCAGGGAAATACAGCCCCAAGTCTTCTAACCACTACACCACCCAGCCGACCTATCACCCCCACAACTCCGGCAACTCCCATGAGTCCTGCcgaacagcagcaaccggCCACCAACACTTCATCACCAAAACCTGCAGGGACTGTAGAGACACAAGCTCTGCGTTCATCAgaaccatcaacatcatctaCTCAACCACAAAGCAGACTCCAAAATCCAGTAACGATAACGCCGGCCGTGAATACTGGGCCCTTGGGAGGGATGAGCGCAGGTTGGAGCTTCAACAACGTTTCACCGGCTCCGCAACCAGAGGCATCCCAGCCCAGcaaaaaagaggaggaagatgctGAGGCTGACGACCGTTTGTCTGTTGACGTTAGTGAAAGTTATagaccgaggccgaggcccgCTCCCGCTGCGGTTGAGGATgctgaggacgaggaagctTCGAGGAGCTGAGGGTCACAAGGATGAGATGATTCGATGATATCCTCAATGGCGTTTTGGGGGAAACTTCCCATATCCGTTTGCGCCCAAGATAACGGCTGGTAGAGCGTTCAGTGGTGGCAGCGGTACTGTGGTGGTAGTCTTTCTCTAGTCAAGTATACCTCTAGTTTCAGCGATGTACATCTATAAATCATAGTTTATTCTTTTCTCTCAGCCTTCGGGCCTATCCTCGCCTGAGCTTGACATGAAACTTTGATGCGTACGTATGTGCCGAAACATCGTCGAAGCCCCAGCGTACACTTCACTTGATAGAAGAATACCTACACGGGCACATCTCGGATTGCAGCACTGCAGCAGGAGCGACGGGACGTCGATCATGGACGGGATCTATCCGGACTCTCGTTCGAACATGCAGACGATGTCGTCGGGATTCTCTCCAACATTGTTCCCGATCTGCCCAAGATCATAGTCGAGAACGACTGCATCCTCATCACCGCCACCTTGATCCCGGCCAACGTGTTCGGTTCAACACTGCGTTCCAAGTTCTCGTCTGATACCGCATTGAAGACCACCATGGCGTTGCTCCATCAACTCTCCCACCTACCTAACGATCAAAAGTCCTGGGAGAGAAATGGTACTGATGCCTTCAATACCTCCCGCAATGGCGATCGCgtacgtagaggtaagtagaaGGAGAGGTACGTGCGGTTTTGCCCCTGAACTCCAACCCGAACGTCCCAGCGGGCCCAAACAGGGACCAACCCTGACCAACGATGTATGGAAGTTATTCATCTGGTGTTTTCCGAAACACTGCGCCGCGCCTCTGGATCAACGGTACCGAGCGACGATGGAGCGGGGGAGCTATCACGGAATGCTTCTGGAAGGGTTCGCGGTGGACATTCTGTTCATCTCGTTGTCACGGGAGGATGACGGCCCACAACGGACAACAGAAAACTCATCATCAATCGCATGAATCTCATGGCCAAGTAGCGACCTGTACTGGGCTACTCATGGCAAGTTGTCATTATCGGACCGATCGATGTAGTAAACAGTCAATACTTTAATCTGGTGACGGCGAGTCAGTTGAGTTTATGCGAAACATGGATAACAgccaggaggaggggggaaaatgtagaggtaggtaccagggagaagaagaagaagaaggagagaggagagCGGATGTGTCGGGTCTCGGGCACGGGGCGAAATCAGATTCTGATCGGTTCATCTCACCATCGGAAGATTGGTACACGaacggaaaaaaaagataatcTCCTAAGCGCCGCCGTCAGctagaaagagagaaacCGAGTTGGGACGTATGTCGGTCAAGTTGGTTGGGGCTTAATATACCTCTGCCTAGCTCTCCTTGCCGTTGAGTAGGTATCTGACCGCCGCGGATCGTCATTGACGGGACTGGCGGATCTGGAACGAGACTGACGGGACAGAAACAGAAAGGTTCGAGGTACGTACATTGTGTGAATTTCATTGTTTGTGTTGCTTCGCCTTACGCGCCCGCGGCATTGTCCTGGATGCCGTTGGCTCGAACCGACGGAGGCTCTTGAAGTTGGCTTACGTTTGAGCTTAGCTTCACTGGTTCGACCGTTCGTTTGTGAAATAGCATGAGTATGAATGGGATTGAATGTGGTTGCTGATTATGGGCGCAGGTTGGGAGGTATTTGACAAGAAGGGCGTCGCTCATTCACTTGCTGAGAGTGAAGGAATTGGTTACGACACCCGGCTTGTTGCAGTTACTTGAAGGCATAAACCACTCGGGTACTGTAGCAGGGATATAAGGGAGGTCGAGTTTGCGATCGCTTTAGTAGCTTCACCCGAAACAGGGCTTTCCGCTCGCCAACCGCGAGGAGGAACGAAAATGGCGGCGCGATCCATCATCGATCCATCGCCGTCCTTGGCGAGTCTCTTACCTCCATCGCGGCCAAGTtcaaggtcaaggtcaaGCTCACGGGCTTGGAAGCCAAAACCGACCAGTATACGCCCCAACAATGAATCTCAATTCCAAATTCAGACGACTTCGCGAGCAGGCCCACAAAGCACCACTTCCCTCGCATCCAACGGATCCAGGAACACCACCACGACAACCCACTACAGCGGCGGCACCGTTCTCCGCCGCTACAACATCACCGCCAGCACCACGACAACAACCAATGGCGGTGACATCATTTTTCCGGACTACACCGCATCACTATCACAGCAACTtgcctcctcccctccccttctatccctctccatcccatcttccaCACCCCCTCCTGTCCCGGTAGACTGGTGTACCCACCCCTCAGCTCCTTccgaccatcatcatcaccatccctgTCCACATGGCTGTGACCGCTCGGAAACACCCATAACGAGCGTCTCCTTTCCGATTTCCAACCCCGTCTCTCACCCTCTTACCGACCCAGTTACAGAACCAATCTTTCCCTCTGATCCTCTCGACATATTCCCGACCAACTCCACCTTTTTAGAATCAGGGTTGAGAGCGAAGAGGTTAGCATTATTAAGGAGAAGCAGCAACTTCAGTAGCAGGGAGTGGAGACATGATCCCAAGCGGAACAAGAAGGCCCAggaggcggcgaggaggatcATTGAGGGATGTCATCCACGGGAGAAGAAAGGGGGAATGAGGGATAGGGTTAAGCGGTGGGGGAGAGAGTTGGGGAATATGAAGGGGTTGAGCGGTTTGAAGGATGggggtgctgctgctgctgctgctgctgctgcagaacggaaaaaagaagaaggggacaGGAAGGGAAAAGCAAGGTGGAGTTGGAGGCGGGGTTGGAAGGGAAATTACGAACTTGGGAAATCCGGAGGGCATAAGAACAAGGATaaaccggcggcggcagcggcagcagcagcggagCAAACTCGGTGGCAGCTTGCCCTTGGATCTGGGGATGAGATCACAAGTATACCAGCACCTTCACCGGTACCAAAGCCGCCGCGAAATTCGGTGGTCATGGAGCAGTTGTACATGGCTGAGGGGATTGATGTTGGTTCGACCAAAACAAGTTCCGGCTCTAGGAGAAACCGCCTGGGGCAGGCTGAGGAGAAGGATACGACCAACCGGAAGTATGCAAATAATGCAGGCCAAGGGAGGGAAGTGCATGAGCATGAGAAGATGCAAAGCAAGCAGAAGCACCAGACCTCCGGGCTTTGGAAGCGGGGCATGGAGAAGGTGAAAAAGCTACTGGTTTTGTCGACCGAGAAAAGCAAGGCACGTTCAGCAAGTCGGACTGCAACGTCAACAAGGCCGTACAATGCAGCAAAAGCAAGAATTGTTGATACGAGCTTCCTACATCCACACTGGAAGGGGAGGCACCTGGGCGAGGTGAAAGGTATAAACGACCAACATCCCTCTTCCGAGGCTCCAGCGGGAgcatttcttcttccttcattACTCCCACGTCCAAAACATTCTTTTTCAAAATCAGCAACTATGGAAACGCCAGAAACGACAACAACTGTGGACCGGAACAACAAGGCCGATAAGTCCGACAATGAATCCATGGTGGCGCCCCCGACGACTTGGTACatcgacgatgacgaagtgAGTCATTTCGAGGAAGGAAAACGACCCAAGTCTGccgaggaaaagggaaaaggaattGATTACAGTCTGTACCACGAGGATTCCGTCTTCAAGATTCAAACACGTGGTTTCCCGCCTCCTCGTCCATCTTCGGGCCCGAAGGAACGGTGCAAATGTTACAACTGTACCAAGGCACTCCTTTTGCGAGAAATGGCGCCATCTGGGAACCAAGAAAACGGTTCATTAATGCAGACATATCAAGGACGGGTTCCATCTTACCAAACGACCACCTCCACGCGCTCTTCATGGTCCATTTCTAGCAACCAAACGCCACCCGAAGACCAATTCCCACCTCGACCCGCACTACGATCCTCCCCAACGTACCTAGGCTCATTACTCCCGCCATACCAAGCTACATGGGCGCTCCCACCGCTGCAGATTTCAGGAGACTTTAGCAAGGCACCAGAGTTCACTGCCTTTACTCACACACCCACAGGCCGTCTTTCAGGGACATTTCAGGAGTCTGCGGTGCGTCGGAATTCGATTCCTTCTCGTCACGGTAGTCAcggtgaagaggaagatgaaaaTTTTGGGTCGGCAACTCGCAGCAATAACAGGCATGGTGACTCTGTGAAACCAGGTTTTTATGGTTTTATGAAGGGGGGAGAAACTTACTATCCAGAAGTGAAAGAACTTACGAACTTGAAGACGAAGAGCTTGAAAACTACGACGAGCGAACAGATACCGACGAGGGCATGGACGGAGACATGGACGAAGAGACCGACGAAGATATCTCAGAAACTGGCTGGACCGCAAAGAACAAATCGGTCGCAGAGATTGCTGAAACACCAGAATCACCCATACAGTCACCGTCAAGTCCTAAAAAGCGAAGAAGATCGTCCGATATCGAGCTCATCCAGACACGTTGCCGCAGAGATCACTTCCAACACAACATTCGATTCGAATCAAGAATACTACCAGGGAATTAATACACAGGAACATGAATACGAACATGAACGGTACGACGAAGCAAACAATTACCTCTACGGCCGAGCCCATTCATATGTCCGTCCT is a genomic window containing:
- a CDS encoding RING finger protein, with amino-acid sequence MRLAWYAGCSTALAASVILSAFHQRANFYSAVVHLGQSSLSLVVLVNLIFVLYGAFMYGLQRLCFGPLRPVEIEQLYERAWFAVTETCLAMTIFREEVGPFFLCMFTALVTGKVWGWIGEGRVEVFEQQPPANPRLFHTRLSVSLLLSVAYNVWMLKYCIDTVVQQARPTMMVMFLFEFAIQTVTSSQTAIRYLFSMWEQHITRVQTRNGLEQRRRQIRERRAEILRRREQGDAEAENEELPSEDDVEEMDIEVPGWDAKGLYILSLDLVSDFLKLCIYTAFFGVLITFYGLPIHIIRDWFMTTRSFIKRLNALLRYRQATRDMDQYADATEQDLGQDDTCIICREEMRPWDPHDPVRLERTRAKKLPCGHILHQGCLKSWLERQQVCPTCRRPVSREGQQPNRNDQGGEFNGLNHPAGQNQQPQQQINGQAPANQNPNGLLPGNQRNHQNNGVRMFNLGPIRLGFAQGQDIQEMARRMGIPEDMAHGHQRLNAQAPPPPSAQQPVNGHGATGMEQIQAQLVEVGQRLDQELRELSATIGQFRSLQNIATELARVRHAQQTQALGVTLPHEPVQIPPFPQNITRHGAADWGTAIPAGSPDLPEGVVIPEGWSLLPLERLDGGAVAPGQNSGQVDQAGQQEDGNTATPGTSTAGPAPEQRTVVGPRSDNTAQSRAQIQAQGNTAPSLLTTTPPSRPITPTTPATPMSPAEQQQPATNTSSPKPAGTVETQALRSSEPSTSSTQPQSRLQNPVTITPAVNTGPLGGMSAGWSFNNVSPAPQPEASQPSKKEEEDAEADDRLSVDVSESYRPRPRPAPAAVEDAEDEEASRS